One genomic window of Halovivax cerinus includes the following:
- a CDS encoding inorganic phosphate transporter gives MVDVATLGTFLLAAGASLFMAWSIGAGSSGSTPFAPAVGANAISVMRAGFLVGLLGISGAILQGQNVSEAMGRDLIAGVSLTPAAATLALSIAAVLVATGVFTGYPIATAFTVTGSVIGVGLALGGDPAWAKYTEIGAMWLLTPFVGGFVAYLIARALRDEPISERAMVTVLAALIGIIVANIEFAVLASSGEAASIAVAGGGPIPGPAIVGSLLVTILVALVWAAPTAVGMGNDPVRTERTFLLVMGGLVAFSAGGSQVGLAVGPLVPLGEDIGLPLVALLAGGGVGLLVGSWTGAPRMIKAISQDYSSLGPRRSIAALIPSFALAQVAVLFGIPVSFNEIVVSSIIGSGFAAAGAGGGVSARKVGFTILAWVLSFLGALAVGFGGFAAFRALVG, from the coding sequence ATGGTCGACGTAGCGACGCTCGGGACGTTCCTCCTCGCCGCCGGTGCCAGCCTCTTCATGGCGTGGTCGATCGGTGCCGGGTCCAGTGGGTCGACGCCGTTCGCCCCGGCCGTCGGCGCAAACGCCATCTCGGTGATGCGAGCGGGCTTTCTCGTCGGGCTGCTCGGCATCTCCGGGGCGATCTTGCAGGGACAGAACGTCTCCGAGGCGATGGGTCGCGACCTCATCGCCGGTGTCTCGCTCACCCCCGCCGCGGCGACGCTCGCGCTCTCCATCGCGGCGGTTCTCGTCGCCACCGGCGTCTTCACCGGCTACCCGATCGCCACCGCCTTTACCGTCACCGGATCGGTGATCGGCGTCGGGCTCGCCCTCGGCGGCGACCCGGCGTGGGCGAAGTACACCGAGATCGGGGCGATGTGGCTCCTCACGCCGTTCGTCGGCGGCTTCGTCGCCTACCTCATCGCGCGCGCTCTGCGGGACGAGCCGATCTCCGAGCGCGCGATGGTGACCGTCCTCGCCGCGCTGATCGGAATCATCGTCGCCAACATCGAGTTCGCCGTCCTCGCGAGCAGCGGCGAGGCCGCCTCGATCGCCGTGGCCGGTGGCGGTCCGATTCCAGGGCCGGCGATCGTCGGGTCCCTCCTCGTGACGATTCTGGTCGCCCTCGTCTGGGCCGCTCCTACCGCGGTGGGGATGGGGAACGATCCCGTCCGGACCGAACGGACGTTCCTCCTCGTCATGGGCGGACTCGTCGCGTTCTCGGCCGGTGGCAGCCAGGTCGGCCTCGCGGTCGGCCCGCTCGTTCCGCTCGGCGAAGACATCGGGCTCCCGCTCGTCGCCTTACTCGCCGGCGGGGGCGTCGGCCTGCTCGTCGGGTCGTGGACCGGCGCACCCCGCATGATCAAGGCGATCTCGCAGGACTACTCCTCGCTCGGACCGCGTCGCTCCATCGCGGCGCTCATCCCCTCGTTCGCGCTCGCGCAGGTCGCCGTCCTGTTCGGCATTCCCGTCTCGTTCAACGAGATCGTCGTCAGCTCGATCATCGGCAGCGGCTTCGCGGCGGCCGGCGCCGGGGGCGGCGTCAGCGCCAGGAAGGTCGGCTTCACGATCCTCGCGTGGGTTCTGTCGTTCCTCGGCGCCCTCGCCGTCGGCTTCGGTGGCTTCGCCGCATTCCGGGCGCTCGTCGGCTGA
- a CDS encoding DUF5828 family protein yields MEESISGFKIRGDWGDVVEHGERITAALREAGAHDAEIDVGSQYADAFAEWDEWRPKTHERLDSDVSEKTAEQARVEEGKGEKAGKGPDDDIKTAGEKLSESYKALEEDEADEAVDNWRRSIDYVARAADSAGRKAIRRVEDTVYQRVMTQLAPYYFDNELISANVQQSGRGNGGEEFVFEVNVNDDDLKERVSNTLADLDDEVDRWHVETEKDTETVEAAEGVEPPPEPEDSSRSTTT; encoded by the coding sequence ATGGAAGAGAGCATCTCCGGGTTCAAGATCCGCGGCGACTGGGGCGACGTCGTCGAGCACGGCGAACGGATCACTGCTGCCCTCCGGGAGGCGGGCGCCCACGACGCCGAGATTGACGTCGGCAGCCAGTACGCCGACGCCTTCGCCGAGTGGGACGAGTGGCGGCCGAAGACCCACGAGCGCCTCGACAGCGACGTCAGCGAGAAGACCGCCGAACAGGCCCGCGTCGAGGAGGGAAAGGGCGAGAAAGCCGGGAAGGGCCCCGACGACGACATCAAGACTGCCGGTGAGAAACTCTCGGAGTCCTACAAGGCCCTGGAAGAGGACGAGGCGGACGAAGCCGTCGACAACTGGAGGCGCTCGATCGACTACGTCGCCCGCGCGGCCGACTCCGCCGGCCGGAAGGCGATCCGCCGCGTCGAGGATACCGTCTACCAGCGCGTGATGACACAGCTCGCGCCCTACTACTTCGACAACGAACTGATCAGCGCCAACGTCCAGCAATCCGGGCGGGGAAACGGGGGCGAGGAGTTCGTCTTCGAGGTCAACGTCAACGACGACGACCTCAAAGAACGGGTTTCGAACACGCTCGCCGACCTCGACGACGAGGTCGACCGCTGGCACGTCGAGACCGAGAAGGACACCGAGACCGTCGAGGCCGCCGAAGGGGTCGAACCGCCGCCGGAACCGGAGGACAGTTCGCGCTCGACCACGACGTAG
- the upp gene encoding uracil phosphoribosyltransferase, giving the protein MPIEDRDDAYLVTHALARDTLSRLRSIETEQVAFRKGLVKLGRLCGYEIIDGRMETEYVEIETPLEPTMGERVKGLDDVVIINVLRAATPFVEGLLKAFPRARQGVISASRDEEGGRTEDGSFPITIDYVKLPEITEDDTVIVADPMLATGSTMNAVLDHVVDSAPDPEHLIVLSAVSAPEGLLRVGDAFPQADLLTVSIDDYLDDDGYIVPGLGDAGDRAFRTT; this is encoded by the coding sequence ATGCCGATCGAAGATCGCGACGACGCCTACCTCGTCACGCACGCCCTGGCCAGGGACACGCTCTCTCGACTCCGATCGATCGAGACCGAACAGGTCGCGTTCCGGAAGGGTCTGGTGAAGCTCGGCCGGCTCTGTGGCTACGAGATCATCGACGGGCGGATGGAGACCGAGTACGTCGAGATCGAGACGCCGCTCGAACCGACGATGGGCGAGCGCGTCAAGGGCCTCGACGACGTCGTCATCATCAACGTCCTCCGCGCGGCGACGCCGTTCGTCGAAGGGCTACTGAAGGCGTTCCCGCGCGCCCGCCAGGGCGTCATCAGCGCCAGTCGCGACGAGGAAGGCGGGCGAACCGAGGATGGCTCGTTCCCGATCACCATCGACTACGTCAAGCTCCCCGAGATCACCGAAGACGACACCGTCATCGTCGCCGATCCGATGCTCGCGACCGGGTCGACCATGAACGCCGTCCTGGACCACGTCGTCGACAGCGCGCCCGACCCGGAGCACCTGATCGTTCTCTCGGCCGTCTCGGCTCCCGAGGGGCTGCTCCGCGTCGGCGACGCGTTCCCGCAGGCCGACCTGCTTACCGTCTCGATCGACGACTACCTCGACGACGACGGCTACATCGTCCCCGGCCTCGGCGACGCCGGAGATCGGGCGTTCCGGACGACCTAA
- a CDS encoding DUF4234 domain-containing protein yields the protein MGANTTSVTNAGAFRTRSLGKQVLFSVLTLGFYWIYWYHVTHTQLNDGTDANFAPLMRTVGLFIPIYNLIVMWRTSHDCEAVTDQDGVLLFVLTLVFPPAFWFLVQSGINDVAK from the coding sequence ATGGGTGCAAACACAACCTCGGTGACGAACGCGGGAGCGTTCAGGACGCGATCGCTCGGGAAGCAAGTACTGTTCTCGGTGCTCACGCTCGGGTTTTACTGGATATACTGGTACCACGTCACACACACGCAGCTAAACGACGGGACCGACGCCAATTTCGCCCCCCTGATGCGTACGGTCGGGCTGTTCATCCCGATTTACAACCTGATCGTCATGTGGCGGACGTCACACGACTGCGAGGCCGTCACCGACCAGGATGGTGTCCTCCTGTTCGTCCTGACCCTCGTCTTCCCCCCGGCGTTCTGGTTCCTCGTCCAGAGCGGCATCAACGACGTCGCGAAGTGA
- a CDS encoding S9 family peptidase, whose translation MHPIDAADFHDLVQVGDPRLSPDGERVAFVRTTADDEQTSVATIHVVPTEGGEARQFTVDEGVDSEPRWSPDGEHLAFVSTRGADDDRPQLWVLPTTGGEARQVTEVAGGVSGIEWSPDGSRIVFTQASTPEDREEGRDLSVDPDFEPETPDPRVIDRLNFRSMQRYSDGRRNHVYVLDVETAIEAAEAAGDDPSREDALTRLTDGDADYVGPAWGDDGTIYYASKPSDEAVPDDSVELEIYVHPLADEADPEVLTRTIGWGGMIEATTDGLVAFPRTPEERMTMRQVDIVVHDTETGEEVVPTDPLDRTLSRAGFQWGPDEESLFFATPDEGAVRVWSVPGDASADPTSVYDDRAHVDGFSVGDERVAVTQSEWDHPGDVFLADRSGGDAARLTAVNTGYFDDHAVAEPEEVWFESDGAECQGWLLTPPTDVDASGAAVDRIGEEPYPLVVEIHGGPHVQWTTSGTMWHEFQTLAANGYAVFWSNPRGSTGYGEDHAVSTYRDWGDKTLEDVLAGADAVSERPEIDADEQYVTGGSFGGYMTAWAVGRTDRFTAAVSQRGVYDLTGFYGSTDGAYKLVEYDFGTTPWEEPDFLWDHSPVSLVPEIDTPTLLIHSDRDYRTPANGAELYYTGLKKHRVETRLVRYPREGHELSRSGEPGHVVDRIERIVRWFDGYSDRKDVPPALERDPNADLSAAGDADEDAADGEDADVDG comes from the coding sequence ATGCACCCGATTGACGCGGCTGATTTTCACGACCTCGTGCAGGTGGGCGATCCGCGACTCTCCCCGGACGGGGAGCGGGTCGCGTTCGTCCGGACGACGGCCGACGACGAGCAGACGTCGGTGGCGACGATCCACGTCGTCCCGACCGAGGGCGGCGAGGCGCGGCAGTTCACCGTTGACGAGGGCGTCGACAGCGAACCCCGGTGGAGCCCCGACGGCGAGCACCTCGCGTTCGTCAGCACGCGCGGCGCCGACGACGACCGCCCCCAGTTGTGGGTCCTGCCGACGACGGGCGGCGAGGCCCGCCAGGTGACCGAGGTCGCCGGCGGCGTCTCCGGCATCGAGTGGAGTCCCGACGGGTCGCGCATCGTCTTCACGCAGGCGTCGACCCCTGAGGACCGCGAGGAGGGCCGGGACCTGTCTGTCGACCCCGACTTCGAACCCGAGACACCGGATCCGCGGGTCATCGACCGGCTCAACTTCCGGTCGATGCAGCGGTACTCCGACGGCCGGCGCAACCACGTCTACGTTCTCGACGTCGAGACGGCGATCGAGGCCGCCGAGGCGGCGGGCGACGACCCGTCCCGCGAGGACGCGCTCACGCGACTCACCGACGGCGACGCGGACTACGTCGGTCCCGCCTGGGGTGACGACGGGACGATCTACTACGCGAGCAAGCCGTCGGACGAGGCCGTTCCGGACGACTCGGTCGAACTCGAGATCTACGTACATCCTCTCGCCGACGAGGCCGACCCCGAGGTACTCACGCGGACGATCGGCTGGGGCGGGATGATCGAGGCGACGACCGACGGCCTGGTCGCGTTCCCGCGAACGCCCGAAGAGCGGATGACGATGCGACAGGTCGACATCGTCGTCCACGACACCGAGACCGGCGAGGAGGTCGTTCCGACGGACCCACTCGACCGGACGCTCTCGCGGGCCGGCTTCCAGTGGGGACCGGACGAGGAGTCGCTCTTCTTCGCGACGCCCGACGAGGGAGCGGTTCGCGTGTGGTCGGTCCCCGGCGACGCGAGCGCCGACCCGACGTCCGTCTACGACGATCGGGCCCACGTCGACGGGTTCTCCGTCGGCGACGAGCGCGTGGCCGTCACCCAGAGCGAGTGGGACCACCCCGGAGACGTCTTCCTCGCCGATCGATCTGGCGGCGACGCGGCCCGCCTCACCGCGGTCAACACCGGGTACTTCGACGACCACGCGGTCGCCGAACCCGAGGAGGTCTGGTTCGAGAGCGATGGGGCCGAGTGCCAGGGGTGGCTGCTGACGCCACCGACGGACGTCGACGCGTCGGGCGCAGCCGTCGACCGCATCGGCGAGGAACCGTATCCCCTCGTCGTCGAGATCCACGGCGGCCCGCACGTCCAGTGGACCACGTCGGGCACGATGTGGCACGAGTTCCAGACACTCGCCGCCAACGGCTACGCCGTCTTCTGGTCGAACCCGCGGGGATCGACGGGATACGGCGAAGACCACGCCGTCTCCACGTATCGCGACTGGGGCGACAAGACGCTCGAGGACGTTCTCGCGGGCGCCGACGCAGTGAGCGAGCGCCCCGAGATCGACGCCGACGAGCAGTACGTCACCGGCGGCAGTTTCGGCGGCTACATGACCGCCTGGGCCGTCGGGCGCACCGACCGCTTCACCGCCGCGGTCTCACAGCGCGGCGTCTACGACCTCACCGGTTTCTACGGGTCGACCGACGGCGCCTACAAGCTCGTCGAGTACGACTTCGGCACCACGCCGTGGGAGGAACCCGACTTCCTCTGGGACCACTCGCCGGTCTCGCTCGTGCCCGAGATCGACACGCCCACGCTGCTCATCCACTCCGATCGTGACTACCGGACGCCCGCCAACGGCGCCGAACTTTACTACACCGGGCTGAAGAAACACCGCGTCGAAACCCGTCTCGTCCGCTATCCTCGCGAAGGACACGAACTGTCGCGCTCGGGCGAGCCGGGCCACGTCGTCGACCGCATCGAGCGCATCGTCCGCTGGTTCGACGGCTACTCCGACCGGAAAGACGTCCCACCGGCACTCGAACGCGACCCGAACGCCGATCTGTCGGCCGCTGGCGACGCCGACGAGGACGCCGCCGACGGCGAGGACGCCGATGTAGACGGTTGA
- a CDS encoding IMPACT family protein yields the protein MDSYTTVAEPATASFEIQGSEFLGHVRPVESVEAADTFVDEVRETYADATHNVPAYRVRTDPDGEFLREYSSDDGEPSGSAGKPALSVLQGQALENVAVVVTRYYGGTNLGVGGLVRAYSRAVKDAVDAAGVVERRPHERVAIGVDYDDSGTVRGIIESEGYDFDAAYAEAVTFDVAVPVPEADDFRDRLRSATSGRVDIE from the coding sequence ATGGATTCCTACACCACCGTCGCCGAACCCGCAACCGCCAGCTTCGAGATCCAGGGCTCAGAATTCCTGGGCCACGTTCGTCCCGTCGAGTCGGTCGAGGCGGCCGACACCTTCGTCGACGAGGTTCGCGAGACGTACGCCGACGCCACGCACAACGTCCCCGCCTACCGGGTCCGGACGGACCCCGACGGCGAGTTCCTCCGGGAGTATTCGAGCGACGACGGCGAACCCTCTGGCTCGGCGGGGAAGCCGGCACTGTCCGTCCTGCAGGGTCAAGCACTCGAGAACGTCGCCGTCGTCGTCACTCGCTACTACGGCGGGACGAACCTCGGGGTCGGCGGGCTCGTCAGGGCGTACTCACGGGCCGTGAAGGACGCCGTCGACGCGGCCGGCGTCGTCGAACGGCGCCCGCACGAGCGCGTCGCGATCGGCGTCGACTACGACGACTCCGGCACGGTTCGAGGAATCATCGAGAGCGAGGGCTACGACTTCGACGCGGCGTACGCGGAGGCCGTGACGTTCGACGTCGCCGTTCCCGTCCCGGAGGCGGACGACTTTCGTGATCGACTCCGGAGCGCGACGAGCGGGCGAGTAGATATCGAGTGA
- a CDS encoding amino acid-binding protein: MFDEIMEKFEGSPSQQDVIRLLLERGFSVSDEGRVVSGGIEIPNTGIAREIDVDRRVVDSTTDAILDDPELRRIFQNISQVPSLMDLAPVLDLTVLSIEVDDPDAEGIVAAVSGCVADRGVTIRQTISEDPEFTDEPRLYLVTDQDIPGSLITELRDLSFVRKIELQ, translated from the coding sequence ATGTTCGACGAGATCATGGAGAAGTTCGAGGGGTCTCCGAGCCAGCAGGACGTGATCCGGCTGCTGCTCGAGCGAGGCTTCTCCGTCAGCGACGAGGGGCGGGTGGTCTCCGGCGGGATCGAGATCCCCAACACGGGTATCGCCCGCGAGATCGACGTCGATCGCCGTGTCGTCGACTCGACCACCGACGCCATCCTCGACGATCCGGAACTCCGGCGCATCTTCCAGAACATCTCACAGGTGCCGAGTCTGATGGACCTCGCGCCCGTCCTCGACCTGACCGTCCTCTCGATCGAAGTCGACGACCCGGACGCCGAGGGGATCGTCGCGGCGGTCTCCGGCTGCGTCGCCGACCGCGGCGTCACCATCCGTCAGACCATCAGCGAGGATCCGGAGTTCACGGACGAACCACGCCTCTACCTTGTCACCGACCAGGACATCCCCGGTTCGCTCATCACCGAATTGCGCGATCTCTCCTTCGTCCGGAAGATCGAACTACAGTAG
- the ileS gene encoding isoleucine--tRNA ligase → MSRFGEVADQYEPHALEESVFEYWDEVDAYEQTKAHRADGERFFFVDGPPYTSGAAHMGTTWNKTLKDVYLRFLRMQGYDVTDRPGYDMHGLPIETKVEEQLGFENKKDIEAYGEDAFIEACKEFADEQLEGLQSDFQDFGVWMDWEDPYKTVSPEYMEAAWWGFSRAAERDLVEKGHRSISQCPRCETAIANNEVEYEDVEDPSIYVKFDLTDRDGSLVVWTTTPWTIPANTFVAVDEAGDYVGVRAEKSAEPRSADRSGEAAEDGETELLYVAEPKVEDVLSAGRYDDYEVVEELTGADMLGWAYEHPVADEVPDHPDFDGACEVYAADYVDTHGDGTGLVHSAPGHGEEDFERGTELDFPIFCPVGGDGVYTAEGGAYEGQFVRDANEDIIADLEANGSLLASETISHSYGHCWRCDTGIIQIVTEQWFITITDVKEELLDNIEDSEWHPEWARDNRFRDFVEEAPDWNVSRQRYWGIPLPVWTPESDGGASSDTGDGNGVTVDDMIVVATREELAERVDQEIDPETVDLHKDTVDELTITEDGTTYTRVPDVFDVWFDSSVATLGTIGYPGNEDEFEALWPADLIMEAHDQTRGWFWSQLGMGSTAMGEIPYKEVLMHGFALDEDGRKMSKSVGNVVQPHEAIERHGSDAMRLFLLSANPQGDDMRFSWDGMETMERHLRTLWNVFRFPLPYMRLDGFDPVETDLDAVADDLELVDEWVLARLQSTTAEMAAHFDDYRQDRALDALIEFVVEDVSRFYVQAVRERMWDEADSASKTAAYATIYRVLREIVVLLAPYAPFITEELYGTLTGDGGFDTVHMEDWPTADERWADEELETDVSLLRAIEEAGANARQQAGRKLRWPVPRVVVAANDGRLAEAVERHEGLLADRLNAREIEVLGADERWGELEYSAEADMSLLGPAFGDQAGQVMNTLNEASIEEPDLDALEAAVSDVLGEDVDLDDEMVSFVTQTPDDVAGSTITIEGDEHGVAYVDASLSADIESEGYAREVIRRVQEMRKDADLDVEQRIALELDVDDDRVADLVDERMDLVRDEVRADEVRSISDGHRETWDVEGVSMELAIEPLATAEASD, encoded by the coding sequence ATGAGTCGATTCGGCGAGGTCGCCGACCAGTACGAACCCCACGCCCTCGAGGAGTCGGTCTTCGAGTACTGGGACGAGGTCGACGCCTACGAGCAGACGAAAGCCCATCGGGCCGACGGCGAGCGGTTCTTCTTCGTCGACGGACCGCCGTACACCTCCGGCGCGGCGCACATGGGAACGACGTGGAACAAGACGCTGAAGGACGTCTACCTGCGATTCCTTCGGATGCAGGGCTACGACGTCACCGACCGCCCGGGCTACGACATGCACGGGCTGCCGATCGAGACGAAAGTCGAGGAACAGCTCGGCTTCGAGAACAAGAAGGATATCGAGGCCTACGGCGAAGACGCCTTCATCGAGGCCTGCAAGGAGTTCGCCGACGAGCAACTCGAGGGCCTCCAGTCCGACTTCCAGGACTTCGGCGTCTGGATGGACTGGGAGGACCCCTACAAGACGGTCTCTCCGGAGTACATGGAGGCCGCCTGGTGGGGCTTCTCGCGGGCCGCAGAGCGCGACCTCGTCGAGAAGGGCCACCGCTCCATCTCGCAGTGTCCCCGCTGTGAGACCGCGATCGCCAACAACGAGGTCGAGTACGAGGACGTCGAGGATCCCTCGATCTACGTGAAATTCGATTTGACGGATCGTGACGGCAGCCTCGTCGTCTGGACGACCACGCCGTGGACCATCCCCGCGAACACGTTCGTCGCCGTCGACGAGGCGGGCGACTACGTCGGAGTTCGAGCGGAGAAGAGCGCGGAGCCACGCTCCGCGGACCGGAGCGGCGAAGCCGCGGAGGATGGCGAAACCGAACTCCTCTACGTCGCGGAACCCAAAGTCGAGGACGTCCTCTCGGCCGGCCGCTACGACGACTACGAGGTCGTCGAGGAACTCACCGGCGCGGACATGCTCGGCTGGGCCTACGAGCACCCTGTGGCCGACGAGGTACCCGACCACCCCGACTTCGACGGCGCCTGCGAGGTCTACGCGGCGGACTACGTCGACACGCACGGCGACGGGACCGGCCTCGTCCACTCCGCACCCGGCCACGGGGAGGAAGACTTCGAGCGCGGCACCGAACTCGACTTCCCGATCTTCTGCCCCGTCGGCGGCGACGGCGTCTACACGGCTGAAGGCGGTGCGTACGAAGGGCAATTCGTCCGCGACGCGAACGAAGACATCATCGCGGATCTGGAGGCGAACGGGTCGCTGCTGGCCTCGGAGACGATCTCGCACAGTTACGGTCACTGCTGGCGGTGCGATACGGGCATCATCCAGATCGTCACCGAGCAGTGGTTCATCACGATCACCGACGTCAAAGAGGAACTGCTCGACAACATCGAGGACAGCGAGTGGCACCCAGAGTGGGCCCGCGACAACCGCTTCCGGGACTTCGTCGAGGAGGCCCCCGACTGGAACGTCTCCCGGCAGCGCTACTGGGGCATCCCGCTGCCCGTCTGGACGCCCGAGAGCGACGGTGGCGCCTCGAGCGACACAGGCGACGGCAACGGCGTCACCGTCGACGACATGATCGTCGTCGCGACGCGTGAGGAACTCGCCGAGCGCGTCGACCAGGAGATCGACCCCGAAACCGTCGACCTTCACAAGGACACCGTCGACGAGCTGACGATCACCGAGGACGGGACGACCTACACCCGCGTGCCGGACGTCTTCGACGTCTGGTTCGACTCCTCGGTGGCCACCCTGGGAACCATCGGCTACCCCGGCAACGAGGACGAGTTCGAAGCACTGTGGCCAGCGGACCTCATCATGGAGGCCCACGACCAGACCCGTGGGTGGTTCTGGTCCCAGCTCGGTATGGGGTCGACCGCGATGGGCGAAATACCCTACAAGGAAGTCCTCATGCACGGCTTCGCGCTGGACGAGGATGGCCGAAAGATGTCCAAGTCGGTCGGCAACGTCGTCCAGCCTCACGAGGCGATCGAGCGCCACGGTTCCGACGCCATGCGGCTGTTCCTGCTCTCGGCGAACCCGCAGGGCGACGACATGCGCTTCTCCTGGGACGGCATGGAGACGATGGAACGCCACCTCCGGACGCTGTGGAACGTGTTCCGCTTCCCGCTGCCGTACATGCGACTGGACGGGTTCGATCCCGTCGAGACCGACTTGGATGCGGTCGCTGACGACCTCGAACTCGTCGACGAGTGGGTGCTCGCTCGGCTGCAGTCGACGACGGCCGAGATGGCCGCCCACTTCGACGACTACCGACAGGATCGCGCCCTCGACGCGCTCATCGAGTTCGTCGTCGAGGACGTCTCCCGGTTCTACGTCCAGGCCGTTCGCGAGCGCATGTGGGACGAGGCCGACAGCGCCTCGAAGACGGCCGCCTACGCGACGATCTACCGGGTCCTCCGCGAGATCGTCGTCCTGCTCGCGCCGTACGCACCCTTCATCACGGAGGAGCTCTACGGCACCCTCACCGGCGACGGCGGCTTCGACACCGTCCACATGGAGGACTGGCCGACGGCGGACGAACGCTGGGCGGACGAGGAACTCGAGACCGACGTCTCACTGCTGCGCGCCATCGAAGAGGCCGGCGCCAACGCCCGCCAGCAGGCCGGTCGCAAGCTACGATGGCCGGTCCCGCGCGTCGTCGTGGCCGCGAACGACGGGCGTCTCGCCGAGGCCGTGGAGCGCCACGAAGGCCTGCTCGCCGACCGGCTCAACGCCCGCGAGATCGAGGTGCTCGGCGCCGACGAGCGCTGGGGTGAACTCGAATACAGCGCCGAGGCCGACATGAGCCTCCTCGGCCCCGCGTTCGGCGACCAGGCGGGGCAGGTCATGAACACGCTCAACGAGGCCAGCATCGAGGAACCGGACCTCGACGCACTCGAAGCGGCCGTCTCCGACGTGCTCGGAGAAGACGTCGACCTCGACGACGAGATGGTCTCGTTCGTCACCCAGACACCCGACGACGTGGCCGGGTCGACGATCACGATCGAGGGCGACGAACACGGCGTCGCCTACGTCGACGCCTCACTTTCCGCGGACATCGAGAGCGAGGGCTACGCCCGCGAGGTCATCCGTCGCGTCCAGGAGATGCGAAAGGACGCCGACCTCGACGTCGAACAACGCATCGCCCTCGAACTCGACGTCGACGACGACCGCGTCGCCGACCTCGTCGACGAGCGCATGGACCTCGTTCGCGACGAAGTACGCGCCGACGAAGTCCGTTCGATCTCCGACGGCCACCGCGAGACCTGGGACGTCGAGGGCGTCTCGATGGAGCTGGCGATCGAACCGCTGGCGACGGCGGAAGCGTCGGATTGA
- a CDS encoding S8/S53 family peptidase produces the protein MVDSILRPTGDLADAYTIDRRRNYIADDEADTTGHGSDVLEILGYFAPRATFEVYRVIARNGRTRRSSLAQAIADAADDGVDVLNLSVGLYHSHEPANTCNGNCTVATESKYAAKNGTTIVAAAGNRDGESVKGVYCPAVNDSAIGVGGLVSRCRSNVVDTPESGQYWIRNPTVEGPFCGQRGCDVSASCQENRLEQPWRGNVSFHNGEPDTLAPVHYPAGDAREPLLQKGTSFATPIVSGVLASIFGDLLEVGRDPDPQTVRRAVRHSAREIDEGRIGKFDAERTWTHLESESAPGD, from the coding sequence ATCGTCGATTCGATCCTGAGGCCGACGGGCGACCTCGCAGACGCCTACACGATCGACCGGCGGCGGAATTACATCGCCGACGACGAAGCCGATACGACCGGCCACGGGTCGGACGTACTCGAAATTCTCGGCTACTTCGCACCGCGAGCAACGTTCGAGGTGTACCGGGTCATCGCTCGAAACGGGAGAACGAGACGAAGTTCGCTGGCACAGGCGATCGCAGATGCCGCCGACGACGGTGTGGACGTGCTCAATCTCTCGGTCGGCCTCTATCATTCACACGAGCCGGCAAACACCTGTAACGGGAACTGCACGGTCGCGACAGAATCGAAATACGCTGCGAAGAACGGGACGACGATCGTCGCAGCGGCGGGAAACCGAGATGGGGAGTCGGTCAAGGGTGTGTATTGCCCGGCAGTGAACGACTCGGCAATCGGTGTCGGCGGTCTCGTCTCGCGTTGCCGGTCGAACGTCGTAGATACCCCCGAATCTGGGCAGTACTGGATCCGAAATCCGACAGTCGAAGGGCCGTTCTGTGGCCAGCGGGGATGCGACGTGAGTGCGTCCTGTCAGGAGAACCGACTCGAGCAACCGTGGCGAGGAAACGTCTCGTTTCACAACGGCGAACCCGACACGCTCGCTCCAGTGCACTATCCAGCAGGCGACGCCCGGGAGCCGCTCTTACAGAAGGGAACGAGCTTCGCGACGCCGATCGTTTCTGGAGTACTAGCCAGTATCTTCGGTGATTTACTCGAGGTGGGCCGGGATCCAGATCCGCAGACGGTACGACGAGCAGTCCGTCACAGCGCCAGGGAAATCGACGAGGGGCGGATTGGGAAGTTCGACGCGGAACGAACGTGGACGCACCTGGAGTCGGAATCCGCACCAGGTGACTGA